A genome region from Thermoanaerobaculia bacterium includes the following:
- a CDS encoding glycosyltransferase family 4 protein yields the protein MTRVLLLCPEPGRPAMAGVGIRFWELARHLGRRHEVRLGFPNDLAELAGGDSRTRLAEAQIVRYDRSNLAELHRWSQAVVLHAHVSNLYFDCADPRAPRPLVVDLYDPFPIENLNYFPTLGDGTYRHDRATLERQLRQGDLFLCSSPEQRLFYLGMLYSLGRLNPETYFADFTLGNLVREVPFGIAPPEPSSPDSASAAPAPILRGVVPGIGPSDPILFFGGIYDWYDPMLLLAILPALMARFPTLRVVFSANPNAASTPQGTYAEVLAVAREAGWLDRHVFFVPWVAADRRFGLYREATVAVVLHRPRFEAEISLRTRVLDFLGAGLPVVATEGGAMSRQLAQERMGRVVPVGDPAALTEAVGELLASAPLRSELAARGRAWAARRDWDTVLAPLVAFLDAPRIDPHKGRYPPGSIPAPRTGGRFSLGALRARLQGRVGS from the coding sequence GTGACGCGCGTCCTTCTCCTCTGTCCGGAGCCCGGGCGCCCGGCGATGGCCGGCGTCGGCATCCGCTTCTGGGAGTTGGCGCGCCATCTCGGCCGCCGGCACGAGGTCCGGCTCGGATTCCCCAACGATCTCGCGGAGCTCGCGGGCGGCGACTCCCGGACGCGCCTCGCCGAGGCCCAGATCGTGCGATACGACAGATCGAACCTCGCGGAGCTCCACCGCTGGTCGCAGGCCGTCGTCCTGCACGCCCACGTCTCGAATCTCTACTTCGACTGCGCGGACCCCCGTGCGCCGCGGCCGCTGGTCGTCGACCTCTACGATCCGTTTCCGATCGAGAATCTGAACTACTTCCCGACTCTGGGGGACGGTACCTACCGCCACGATCGTGCGACCCTCGAACGCCAGCTCCGGCAGGGCGACCTCTTTCTCTGTTCGTCGCCGGAGCAGCGGCTGTTTTACCTTGGCATGCTGTACTCCCTGGGCCGGCTGAATCCCGAGACCTACTTCGCCGACTTCACGCTCGGGAATCTCGTGCGCGAGGTGCCGTTCGGCATCGCGCCACCCGAGCCCTCATCGCCTGACAGCGCCTCCGCCGCTCCGGCGCCGATCCTGCGCGGCGTGGTACCGGGCATCGGCCCCAGCGACCCGATCCTCTTCTTCGGCGGGATCTACGACTGGTACGACCCGATGCTGCTGCTCGCGATCCTGCCCGCCCTGATGGCGCGCTTTCCGACTCTGCGGGTCGTCTTCTCGGCGAATCCCAACGCCGCGTCGACGCCGCAGGGGACCTACGCCGAAGTGCTCGCCGTGGCGCGCGAAGCCGGCTGGCTCGATCGCCACGTCTTCTTCGTGCCCTGGGTCGCCGCGGACAGGCGCTTCGGCCTCTACCGCGAGGCGACGGTCGCGGTGGTCCTCCACCGCCCGCGCTTCGAGGCCGAGATCTCGCTGCGCACCCGCGTCCTCGACTTCCTCGGCGCCGGGCTCCCGGTCGTCGCGACCGAAGGCGGCGCGATGAGCCGCCAGCTGGCGCAGGAGAGGATGGGTCGGGTGGTGCCCGTGGGCGACCCGGCGGCGCTCACCGAGGCGGTGGGCGAGCTGCTCGCCTCGGCGCCGCTGCGCAGCGAGCTCGCCGCGCGCGGGCGCGCCTGGGCGGCGCGCCGCGACTGGGACACCGTCCTCGCGCCGCTCGTCGCGTTCCTCGATGCCCCGCGCATCGACCCCCACAAGGGGCGCTATCCCCCGGGCTCGATTCCTGCCCCGCGCACCGGCGGCCGTTTCAGCCTGGGCGCGCTGCGGGCGCGCCTCCAGGGGCGGGTCGGGAGCTAG
- a CDS encoding glycosyltransferase translates to MPDSALSLAVVIPTYNRRAILERTLDALGDQSRRDFRIVVVDDGSTDGTWEWLEMRAVTARRPSLSIVRQANRGQGQARNQGLRQVEEPLVLFLGDDIIPRRELVAEHLAAHARLGARYPLLAVVGFTDWRRSEMAVTPALEMVNREGHQFGFGHMQPEREVPFTCFYTSNISLPRSLLGDEPFDPEFAAYGWEDIELGYRLSLSGLKLVYHPAAAAEHLHPMTLVDLFARQRLVGRGLHTLRKLHPELSLAPLLSAAEPPRWFAAGRRLIPPLVPLLSALDGLGLPLGKPILHRVLMCAFYLGQAAA, encoded by the coding sequence ATGCCCGACTCTGCGTTGTCGCTGGCCGTCGTCATCCCGACGTACAACCGGAGGGCGATACTCGAGCGCACTCTCGACGCGCTGGGCGATCAGTCGCGGCGCGATTTCCGTATCGTCGTCGTCGACGACGGCTCGACCGACGGCACCTGGGAGTGGCTCGAGATGCGGGCGGTGACGGCGCGGCGTCCGTCGCTCTCGATCGTGCGGCAGGCGAACCGCGGCCAGGGGCAGGCCCGCAACCAGGGCCTGCGACAGGTCGAGGAGCCGCTGGTGCTCTTCCTCGGGGACGACATCATCCCGCGCCGCGAGCTCGTCGCCGAGCATCTGGCGGCGCACGCCCGGCTGGGCGCCCGATATCCGCTCCTCGCCGTCGTCGGCTTCACCGACTGGCGGCGGAGCGAGATGGCAGTCACGCCGGCGCTGGAGATGGTGAACCGCGAAGGGCACCAGTTCGGATTCGGTCACATGCAGCCGGAACGCGAGGTGCCGTTCACCTGCTTCTACACCTCCAACATCTCGCTGCCGCGCTCTCTGCTCGGCGACGAGCCGTTCGATCCCGAGTTCGCGGCCTACGGCTGGGAGGACATCGAGCTCGGCTACCGCCTCAGCCTCTCCGGCCTGAAGCTGGTCTACCATCCGGCGGCCGCGGCGGAACACCTTCATCCGATGACGCTCGTCGACCTCTTCGCCCGCCAGCGGCTCGTCGGCCGGGGCCTCCACACGCTCCGCAAGCTCCATCCGGAGCTTAGCCTGGCGCCGCTCCTCTCGGCCGCCGAGCCGCCGCGCTGGTTCGCCGCCGGGAGGCGCTTGATCCCGCCGCTGGTGCCCCTGCTCTCGGCGCTCGACGGCCTCGGTCTGCCGCTCGGCAAGCCGATCCTCCATCGCGTGCTGATGTGCGCCTTCTATCTCGGACAGGCTGCTGCTTGA
- a CDS encoding class I SAM-dependent methyltransferase gives MNEPVNYWDSIEAHSRVEEIWGSHPLVRERINRRISGDPHTWTTSWLAKRLAGLPRWHEAVSIGCGMGHFERDLVRLDLVDRITGIEISPVCVAEARGAAEAAGMQERIAYRCADAWEELAKLRDLDAILFHASLHHFDRLDEMAALLRRALKPGGLLYLDEYVGPSRDEWTLADELRWNWHYYHLPKSVRRVGRIRPPINYEDPTEAVASSAILPAIAREFDLLEQRDYGGNLLSVIYANLHRPTGNPPSPQADFDAAIARLLEAEDALLAAGQLSFHTVVLATPKPGR, from the coding sequence GTGAACGAGCCGGTCAACTACTGGGACTCCATCGAGGCCCACTCGAGGGTCGAAGAGATCTGGGGCAGCCACCCGCTGGTGCGCGAGCGGATCAATCGACGGATCTCGGGCGACCCGCACACCTGGACGACGAGCTGGCTGGCGAAGCGACTCGCAGGGCTGCCGCGCTGGCACGAAGCGGTGAGCATCGGCTGCGGCATGGGGCACTTCGAGCGCGATCTCGTGCGGCTCGATCTCGTGGACCGGATCACCGGCATCGAAATCTCGCCGGTCTGCGTCGCCGAGGCCCGAGGCGCGGCCGAGGCGGCCGGCATGCAGGAGCGAATCGCCTACCGCTGCGCCGACGCCTGGGAGGAGCTCGCGAAGCTCCGCGATCTCGACGCGATCCTCTTTCACGCCTCACTCCACCACTTCGACCGGCTCGACGAGATGGCGGCCCTCCTGCGGCGCGCCCTGAAGCCCGGAGGGCTTCTCTATCTGGACGAGTACGTCGGACCGTCGCGCGACGAGTGGACGCTCGCCGACGAGCTGCGCTGGAACTGGCACTACTACCACCTGCCGAAGAGCGTCCGGCGGGTGGGGCGCATCCGGCCGCCGATCAACTACGAAGACCCGACCGAGGCCGTCGCTTCGTCCGCAATCCTGCCGGCGATCGCCCGCGAGTTCGACCTTCTCGAGCAGCGCGACTACGGCGGCAACCTCCTGTCGGTGATCTACGCCAACCTGCACCGCCCGACCGGCAACCCGCCGTCGCCGCAGGCCGACTTCGATGCCGCGATCGCCCGTCTGCTCGAGGCCGAGGACGCCCTCCTCGCCGCCGGGCAGCTCTCGTTCCACACGGTCGTTCTCGCGACCCCGAAACCGGGGCGCTGA
- a CDS encoding heme-binding domain-containing protein — protein sequence MKRSKTSLALLVAGGLFLAIQLVPYGWNHTNPAVVAEPKWDTPRTRELFFRACADCHSNETKWPLYSRVAPVSWLVAKDVQEGREHLNISEWNRPQKDANEASEKLQEGEMPLPVYLPLHPEARLSPAEKAELVAGLAATLGTEGGKVSGRGEAEKEGDDD from the coding sequence ATGAAACGGTCGAAGACCTCTCTCGCCCTCCTCGTCGCAGGCGGCCTCTTTCTCGCGATCCAGTTGGTTCCGTACGGCTGGAACCACACCAACCCGGCGGTCGTCGCGGAGCCGAAATGGGATACGCCGCGGACCCGCGAGCTCTTCTTTCGCGCCTGCGCCGACTGCCACAGCAACGAGACCAAGTGGCCCCTCTACTCGCGGGTGGCGCCGGTCTCGTGGCTGGTCGCGAAAGACGTCCAGGAGGGGCGCGAGCACCTGAACATCTCGGAATGGAACCGCCCGCAGAAGGACGCCAACGAGGCATCGGAGAAGTTGCAGGAGGGCGAAATGCCGCTGCCGGTCTACCTGCCGCTCCACCCGGAAGCGCGGCTATCGCCGGCCGAAAAGGCCGAGCTCGTCGCCGGCCTCGCGGCGACGCTCGGCACCGAAGGCGGCAAGGTCTCAGGAAGAGGAGAAGCGGAGAAAGAAGGGGACGACGACTGA
- a CDS encoding FG-GAP repeat protein, with protein sequence MIPTAKPACRRRFCLHATLGAVACVFTLIGPAARAQLTELGAHVLTECAAPGDCLELEVFGSALAAGDFDNDGFADLAVGVPDENVGGDQNAGAVHVYYGSPAGLTSVGEQFFDQDTPGIGGAAEVGDFFGSTLTVGDFDLDGFADLAIGAAAEDLGAEANAGAVWVLFGSSAGLVATGSIFLSQNTLPPGSAESTEAGDSFGSSLAASANGGLAIGVPGESFFLPNETHAGLVQLLNTSGPGSPLDSASEREQNDFLDECGVFDGNELQEFWGRVLIFGRFGSTAASLAVGGFTESFDGVASAGRVTVMFGSTLGCFDQDTPGILEDAEEEDLFGAALAVGDFDDDGFEDLAIGVPGEDQPTSGDGRAGIVQVLFGSASGLSVSGDQLFGQLQFPLGQPGGDINDHFGDALAAGDFDGDGSSDLAIGVPDEDVGDVVDAGTAHVLYGSPTGLTTTGNQTFHSNFPAGMPDSPNTNDAFGETLATGDFDGNGIDDLAIGMPGEGLGTQALAGAVTALYGLDRATGAFGTARFGGGAMSVSEAEGNRIFTLIREGGAVLAASVSHSRTGGTAAPGADFTYDADVTSWAPGDLGFEIDFVHIRADTLDENDETIVLQLSDPSAGLAVGSPSTLTITIEDDDEGGIVQFPGPVQVFGEGTGSAAVIVTRGSGAASGVTVEFATSNGSALAGSDYTATSGTLTFAADETSKVIQVPLFDDGVAEPAETFLVTLTNPGGGATLGTFAVVQVVIVDNNLFVDGFETGNSSRWSSTIP encoded by the coding sequence ATGATTCCCACTGCCAAACCCGCTTGCCGCCGCCGCTTCTGCCTCCATGCCACTCTGGGCGCAGTTGCCTGTGTCTTCACCCTGATCGGACCCGCGGCTCGAGCCCAGCTCACCGAGCTCGGCGCGCATGTGCTGACCGAGTGCGCCGCCCCCGGGGACTGCCTCGAGCTCGAGGTCTTCGGGAGCGCCCTCGCGGCGGGCGACTTCGACAACGACGGCTTCGCGGACCTCGCGGTCGGCGTACCGGACGAGAATGTCGGTGGCGACCAGAATGCCGGCGCGGTGCATGTCTACTACGGCTCGCCCGCCGGGCTCACCAGCGTGGGTGAGCAGTTCTTCGATCAGGATACTCCGGGAATTGGCGGCGCTGCCGAGGTTGGGGACTTCTTCGGCAGCACGCTCACAGTAGGCGATTTCGACCTCGACGGCTTTGCCGACCTCGCGATCGGCGCCGCGGCGGAGGATCTCGGAGCGGAGGCGAACGCGGGAGCGGTCTGGGTTCTCTTCGGCTCGTCGGCGGGGCTCGTCGCCACCGGGAGCATCTTCCTCAGCCAGAACACGCTGCCGCCCGGCTCCGCTGAGTCGACCGAGGCCGGCGACTCCTTCGGCAGCTCGCTCGCCGCCTCGGCCAATGGTGGACTCGCGATCGGTGTTCCCGGAGAGAGTTTCTTCCTGCCCAACGAGACGCATGCCGGCCTCGTCCAGCTGCTGAATACCTCGGGGCCGGGGAGCCCGCTGGACTCGGCGAGCGAGAGGGAGCAGAACGACTTTCTCGACGAGTGCGGGGTCTTCGACGGCAACGAGCTCCAGGAGTTCTGGGGCAGGGTGTTGATATTCGGTCGCTTCGGTTCCACCGCCGCTTCGCTCGCTGTCGGTGGCTTCACGGAGAGCTTCGATGGAGTGGCGAGCGCCGGCCGCGTCACGGTCATGTTCGGCTCCACTCTCGGATGCTTCGACCAGGACACTCCCGGAATCCTGGAAGATGCAGAGGAGGAGGACCTCTTCGGCGCCGCCCTGGCCGTGGGGGACTTCGACGACGACGGTTTCGAGGATCTGGCCATCGGAGTTCCGGGTGAAGACCAGCCCACGAGCGGCGATGGCCGCGCCGGCATCGTTCAGGTCCTCTTCGGCAGCGCGAGTGGGCTGTCGGTGAGCGGGGACCAGCTCTTCGGCCAGCTTCAGTTCCCGCTCGGCCAGCCCGGCGGCGACATCAACGATCACTTCGGCGATGCACTGGCCGCCGGCGACTTCGACGGCGACGGTTCGAGCGACCTCGCTATCGGCGTACCGGACGAGGATGTCGGAGACGTCGTCGACGCCGGCACGGCGCACGTGCTCTATGGGAGCCCGACTGGACTGACGACGACGGGGAACCAGACCTTCCACTCCAACTTCCCCGCTGGCATGCCGGACTCGCCGAATACGAACGATGCCTTCGGCGAGACGCTCGCGACAGGGGACTTCGACGGCAACGGCATCGACGACCTGGCGATCGGCATGCCCGGCGAAGGCCTCGGCACCCAGGCCCTGGCCGGCGCTGTGACGGCGCTCTATGGCCTCGACCGCGCCACGGGTGCCTTCGGCACGGCGCGCTTCGGGGGCGGGGCGATGTCGGTCTCCGAAGCGGAGGGGAACCGGATCTTCACCCTCATCCGCGAGGGCGGCGCAGTGCTGGCGGCGTCGGTCTCGCACTCGCGCACCGGCGGCACGGCGGCGCCCGGCGCGGACTTCACCTACGACGCGGACGTCACGAGCTGGGCCCCGGGGGACCTCGGGTTCGAGATCGACTTCGTCCACATCCGCGCCGACACGCTCGACGAGAACGACGAGACGATCGTTCTCCAGCTGTCCGATCCGAGCGCCGGGCTCGCGGTGGGCTCGCCCTCGACGCTCACCATCACGATCGAGGACGACGACGAAGGTGGGATCGTCCAGTTCCCGGGTCCGGTGCAGGTCTTCGGGGAGGGCACCGGCAGCGCCGCGGTCATCGTCACGCGTGGGTCGGGAGCCGCGAGCGGCGTGACCGTAGAGTTCGCGACATCGAACGGCAGCGCGCTCGCCGGGAGCGACTACACTGCGACCTCCGGAACCCTCACCTTCGCGGCCGACGAGACGTCGAAGGTCATCCAGGTGCCGTTGTTCGACGACGGCGTTGCAGAGCCCGCGGAGACCTTTCTCGTCACCCTGACGAATCCGGGAGGCGGAGCGACCCTGGGGACCTTTGCCGTTGTGCAGGTGGTGATCGTCGACAACAACCTCTTCGTCGACGGCTTCGAGACCGGCAATTCCTCACGCTGGTCCAGCACGATTCCCTGA
- a CDS encoding sigma-70 family RNA polymerase sigma factor, whose translation MNAGGGDSRRSSVTTALAEWGRGEAGAADRLLELIYPELHRIAERQMRRERGGHTLQPTALVHEAYLKLVDQAHVDWRNRAHFLGVAAQAMRRLLVDHARGRARDKRGGGATLVELDSASGEAGLAVQTRCVDLLALDQALERLTTLDAAQARLVELRFFGGLSVEEAALTLGVSTATAGRDFRSARAFLARELGAP comes from the coding sequence ATGAACGCCGGCGGCGGAGATTCCAGGCGAAGCTCAGTCACCACCGCGCTCGCCGAATGGGGGCGGGGCGAGGCCGGCGCCGCCGACCGGCTGCTCGAGCTGATCTACCCGGAGCTCCACCGCATCGCCGAGCGCCAGATGCGGCGCGAGCGCGGCGGGCATACGCTGCAGCCGACCGCCCTGGTGCATGAGGCCTATCTCAAGCTGGTCGACCAGGCACATGTGGACTGGCGCAATCGCGCGCACTTCCTCGGGGTTGCGGCACAGGCGATGCGCCGGCTCCTGGTCGATCATGCCCGGGGACGCGCCCGCGACAAGCGCGGCGGCGGCGCGACACTCGTCGAGCTCGACTCCGCCTCCGGGGAGGCCGGCCTCGCGGTGCAGACCCGGTGCGTCGACCTTCTGGCCCTCGACCAGGCGCTCGAGCGGCTGACCACGCTCGATGCAGCCCAGGCGCGTCTCGTCGAGCTGCGATTCTTCGGCGGTCTCTCGGTCGAGGAGGCCGCCTTGACACTCGGAGTCTCCACAGCGACCGCCGGGCGCGACTTCCGCTCGGCGCGGGCCTTTCTCGCCCGCGAGCTCGGCGCGCCATGA
- a CDS encoding serine/threonine protein kinase — MTPERWREIRAAFDRLAPLSQAERDSHLAALEVADAELAREARSLLAAEARDAQFLRTPAGGAADRRGELVGPWELLSPLGEGGMGEVFLARRADASFDKLVAVKFVHAELLSPLLRERFLAERQALAALEHPGIARLLDGGESAGGEPYLVLEYVEGRSLLDFATERNLSRRERLSLFLQILAAVAHAHSHLIVHRDIKPSNILVTERGEAKLLDFGVAKILTPVDGPEGATRTSLRALTPEYASPEQVLGGATTTATDVYSLGVVLFELLTGRRPYRVPTGAPEEWAEAALHQEVARAPELRGDLDAILGKALRKSPQERYATVDAFADDLRHHLDGRPVAARRGSLAYRATKFIGRHRGALVATVLAVALLVTTIAVAAVRMRAERDRAAAEAETARSVAEFLASLFQNADPARTRGARLTAREILEQGAKRIERDLAAQPMVQAKLLSVLGAVHRDLGLLEAARPLLEKSLALRAGGGAAGDLARAESLYELGVLERTEGDLESAQRRLESALTLREQHLPPDHPDLARAFSALGSIFRMTGDLQRARPLTERALATVRRSESVRASSETGRWLNLLGLIHQDAGEYELARAAFAESLEIIERSDGADSPLVAIPLDNLGQVLRQLGRPLEALPHHQRARDLVERTWGVEHMQFGTALNSLGTTLVALERQGEALALYERAAGVYAAALGADHPAVAWPLRNAAEALLTLGRPEEALPLFERALAIRQAAYGATHPDTAQSLTDLGLGHAALGRLELAERWLREGLTQSRAALEPANLGLAEAQIFLADLLVRLQQNEEARALYAEALPILRAAYAAGDPRIAAVERQLAAPTPPTLPPP; from the coding sequence ATGACCCCCGAACGCTGGCGCGAGATCCGCGCCGCCTTCGATCGTCTCGCGCCGCTCTCCCAGGCCGAGCGCGACTCGCACCTCGCAGCTCTGGAGGTAGCTGACGCCGAGCTCGCCCGGGAGGCGCGCTCCCTCCTCGCGGCCGAGGCGCGCGATGCGCAGTTCCTGAGAACGCCGGCGGGTGGCGCCGCTGACCGGCGGGGCGAGCTCGTCGGACCGTGGGAGCTGCTCTCCCCGCTCGGCGAGGGCGGAATGGGAGAGGTCTTCCTGGCGCGCCGTGCCGATGCGAGCTTCGACAAGCTGGTCGCAGTGAAGTTCGTCCATGCCGAGCTGCTGTCGCCGCTCCTGCGCGAGCGCTTCCTCGCCGAACGGCAGGCCCTGGCCGCGCTCGAGCACCCCGGCATCGCGCGCCTCCTCGACGGGGGCGAGAGCGCGGGCGGCGAGCCGTATCTGGTGCTCGAGTATGTCGAGGGCCGCTCCCTGCTCGACTTCGCCACCGAAAGGAACCTGTCGCGCCGGGAACGGCTCAGCCTCTTTCTGCAGATCCTGGCCGCGGTGGCCCACGCCCACAGCCATCTCATCGTCCACCGCGACATCAAGCCTTCCAACATCCTCGTCACCGAAAGAGGCGAGGCGAAGCTGCTCGACTTCGGCGTCGCGAAGATCCTGACCCCGGTCGACGGGCCCGAAGGCGCGACCCGGACCTCTCTGCGCGCACTGACACCGGAGTACGCCAGCCCCGAGCAGGTCCTCGGCGGCGCCACCACGACCGCGACCGACGTCTATTCGCTCGGCGTCGTGCTCTTCGAGCTCCTGACCGGCCGCCGCCCCTATCGCGTGCCGACCGGTGCGCCCGAGGAGTGGGCGGAGGCCGCGCTGCACCAGGAGGTGGCCCGCGCCCCGGAGCTCCGGGGCGATCTCGACGCGATCCTGGGCAAGGCGCTGCGCAAGTCGCCCCAGGAGCGCTACGCCACCGTCGATGCCTTCGCCGACGACCTGCGTCATCACCTCGACGGCCGACCGGTCGCCGCGCGGCGCGGCAGTCTCGCCTATCGCGCGACGAAGTTCATCGGACGCCATCGCGGGGCGCTCGTCGCGACCGTGCTGGCGGTCGCACTCCTGGTGACCACGATCGCGGTCGCCGCGGTGCGGATGCGCGCCGAACGAGACCGCGCGGCGGCCGAGGCCGAGACCGCGCGGAGCGTGGCGGAGTTTCTCGCCTCGCTCTTCCAGAACGCCGATCCGGCGCGAACCCGCGGGGCCAGGCTCACCGCACGCGAGATCCTCGAGCAGGGCGCCAAGCGCATCGAACGCGACCTCGCCGCGCAACCGATGGTGCAGGCGAAGCTCCTGAGCGTTCTCGGCGCCGTCCATCGCGACCTGGGACTGCTCGAGGCGGCGCGGCCGCTGCTCGAAAAGTCACTCGCGCTGCGCGCCGGCGGCGGCGCCGCCGGCGACCTCGCCAGGGCAGAGTCGCTCTACGAGCTGGGAGTTCTCGAGCGCACCGAGGGCGACCTCGAAAGCGCGCAGCGACGGCTGGAGAGTGCCTTGACGCTGCGCGAGCAGCATCTGCCACCGGACCACCCCGACCTCGCACGCGCGTTCTCCGCGCTGGGGTCGATCTTTCGCATGACGGGCGACCTCCAACGCGCCCGTCCCCTGACCGAGCGCGCCCTCGCCACTGTCCGCCGGAGCGAGTCTGTCCGGGCGTCTTCCGAGACCGGACGCTGGCTGAATCTACTCGGACTCATTCATCAGGACGCCGGTGAGTACGAACTGGCGCGTGCTGCCTTTGCCGAGAGCCTCGAAATCATCGAGCGCAGCGATGGCGCGGACAGCCCGCTGGTGGCGATTCCGCTCGACAATCTGGGTCAGGTTCTGCGGCAGCTGGGTCGACCGCTGGAGGCCCTGCCGCATCACCAGCGCGCCAGAGACCTGGTGGAGCGCACCTGGGGCGTGGAGCACATGCAGTTCGGTACCGCGCTCAACTCGCTCGGCACGACCCTGGTGGCCCTCGAACGGCAGGGTGAGGCCCTCGCGCTCTATGAGCGCGCCGCCGGGGTCTACGCTGCCGCCCTGGGCGCCGACCATCCGGCGGTCGCCTGGCCCCTGCGCAACGCGGCCGAGGCTCTGCTCACACTCGGCCGTCCGGAAGAGGCCTTGCCGCTCTTCGAGCGCGCCCTGGCGATCCGCCAGGCGGCCTACGGCGCAACCCACCCGGACACGGCCCAGAGCCTGACCGACCTCGGCCTCGGCCACGCCGCGCTGGGCAGGCTCGAGCTCGCCGAGCGGTGGCTCCGGGAGGGCTTGACGCAGAGCCGTGCCGCGCTCGAGCCGGCGAATCTCGGCCTGGCGGAAGCGCAGATCTTCCTCGCCGATCTGCTCGTCCGCCTGCAGCAGAACGAGGAGGCGCGGGCGCTCTACGCAGAGGCGTTGCCGATCCTGCGCGCCGCCTATGCCGCCGGTGATCCACGGATCGCCGCCGTCGAGAGGCAACTGGCTGCGCCGACCCCTCCCACCTTGCCCCCTCCCTAG
- a CDS encoding chaperone NapD, which produces MGENVFEPPSPESPQCRVRHYAGVLISIEPARLTEVRQSLDSTPGVAVHHLDPAIGRCVAVLESADRTEGERLFDAVGRLPHVRSVEFVHHVVDHEAAGAGDATESPQEQDRWDGPRRAQPPARPSGPKTDPTPARPSGRPQT; this is translated from the coding sequence GTGGGAGAAAACGTGTTCGAGCCGCCGTCACCCGAGTCGCCACAGTGCCGGGTGCGACACTATGCCGGCGTGCTGATCTCGATCGAGCCGGCGCGTCTCACTGAGGTGCGGCAGTCCCTCGACTCGACACCGGGCGTCGCCGTCCACCATCTCGACCCGGCCATCGGGCGCTGCGTCGCCGTCCTCGAGAGCGCCGACCGCACCGAAGGAGAGCGCCTCTTCGACGCGGTCGGCCGACTCCCCCATGTCCGCAGCGTCGAGTTCGTCCACCACGTCGTCGACCACGAGGCGGCTGGCGCCGGGGATGCCACCGAGTCGCCGCAGGAGCAGGATCGATGGGACGGCCCACGCCGCGCGCAACCTCCGGCTCGCCCGAGCGGCCCGAAGACTGACCCGACTCCGGCTCGCCCGAGCGGCCGCCCACAAACCTGA
- a CDS encoding DUF1554 domain-containing protein has product MPSPPRFSRCFLLALIAWPASAHASVQRIFLTSASGNGDLASWAATDLDGVAGANEVCQTLAENAGLSPGSETFRAWLSDLGTDAYCNVQGLTGKRSDIPACAGGAEIGGGPWVRTDGKLFAASLAQISSGSATPYVPASILETGAEVASVLTRIWTGSSSSGALTASSCTGFQVATGAGAAGRVETLAFGTGPTTACGGSQKLLCFETGVGDPVPLPSDPGYLAFVSASVGSGELGSWALANGETGIAAGDEVCRKEAENGRLPAPESFRAWLSTSTTDAFCRIQGLTGTRADGCGGATLPPPAPYRRPDGIEIAADLDDLSDGRLATPILRLSGSVSFGGTWTGSGTDGTLDGQSCGDWLDPTTGVSAQTGAAQFLSPSWSVNGQNSCDLNFLGLYCFSTVVTLFWDDFEGQSLTRWSDLQP; this is encoded by the coding sequence ATGCCCTCGCCCCCTCGATTCTCCCGGTGCTTCCTCCTCGCGCTCATCGCTTGGCCGGCCTCGGCGCACGCGAGCGTCCAGCGGATCTTCCTGACCTCGGCGTCGGGGAACGGCGACCTCGCGAGCTGGGCAGCTACCGACCTCGACGGCGTCGCCGGTGCCAACGAGGTCTGCCAGACGCTCGCCGAGAATGCCGGCCTCTCTCCTGGCAGCGAGACGTTTCGGGCTTGGCTCTCGGACCTCGGTACCGACGCCTACTGCAACGTTCAGGGTCTCACCGGCAAGCGGTCGGACATCCCGGCCTGCGCCGGCGGCGCTGAGATCGGCGGCGGCCCCTGGGTGCGAACCGACGGCAAGCTGTTCGCCGCATCGCTCGCCCAGATCTCGAGCGGCTCCGCGACACCCTATGTCCCAGCCAGCATCCTCGAGACCGGCGCCGAGGTCGCTTCCGTCCTGACGCGCATCTGGACCGGTTCCAGCTCCTCCGGCGCGCTCACTGCGTCGAGCTGCACCGGGTTCCAGGTCGCGACCGGAGCGGGCGCCGCCGGCCGGGTGGAGACGCTGGCCTTCGGCACCGGTCCGACCACTGCCTGCGGCGGCTCTCAAAAGCTGCTCTGCTTCGAAACCGGGGTGGGCGACCCGGTCCCCTTGCCGAGCGACCCAGGGTACCTGGCGTTCGTATCGGCGAGCGTCGGCAGCGGCGAACTCGGAAGCTGGGCGCTCGCCAACGGCGAAACCGGCATCGCCGCCGGCGACGAGGTCTGTAGGAAGGAGGCCGAGAACGGCCGACTGCCGGCGCCCGAGAGCTTCCGGGCCTGGCTCTCGACCTCGACCACCGACGCCTTCTGCCGTATCCAGGGCCTGACCGGCACTCGCGCCGACGGTTGCGGCGGCGCCACGCTGCCGCCGCCGGCGCCCTACCGTCGCCCCGACGGCATCGAGATCGCCGCAGACCTCGACGACCTGTCGGATGGCCGGCTCGCCACGCCGATCCTCCGACTCTCCGGCAGCGTCTCCTTCGGCGGTACCTGGACCGGCTCCGGAACCGACGGCACGCTCGACGGACAGAGCTGTGGCGACTGGCTCGATCCGACGACCGGCGTGTCCGCCCAGACCGGGGCCGCGCAGTTCCTCAGCCCTTCCTGGTCCGTGAACGGACAGAACTCCTGCGATCTGAACTTCCTCGGGCTCTACTGCTTCTCGACCGTTGTCACCCTCTTCTGGGACGACTTCGAAGGCCAGAGCCTCACGCGCTGGAGCGATCTGCAGCCGTAG